A genomic window from Thunnus maccoyii chromosome 2, fThuMac1.1, whole genome shotgun sequence includes:
- the si:dkey-27j5.5 gene encoding dexamethasone-induced Ras-related protein 1, whose translation MEMGSMSTSAQSSSIRTSIQHQLSRSQPDGPQFHGNRDGPCAGSSKVVMAYKNASQHLSSSGIKAGLGLLKVATSQWKQDKTRSGTTVRQLTTANSSLTCKRSPLDQLAALVLHGQSRHRQIVQEHRQDPLHSTKPQNCKRIVVLGAPRVGKTSILRRYLRDGFVEEYNPTSEDFLRKLFRIRGETYQIDILDASRERDFPAKRRLSILTGDVFLLVFSVDDRSSFEEVCALRTEILAAKSKLTKSSAQDQCAQPQVPLVVCANKVDLLESEREISKAEVLQMLGDDCSFFETSAKDSTNLEKVFETLAKRGGLPTETGPSQHRKVSLRSYQAMRTGRVPGRGSQTPGRDDACGALYPLARRPSFSTDLRQVIGPQTARKTGKALEKCQIQ comes from the exons ATGGAAATGGGCAGCATGTCAACCAGCGCACAGAGCTCCTCCATCCGCACTTCTATTCAGCACCAGCTCAGCCGCTCCCAGCCAGATGGCCCCCAGTTTCATGGAAATAGGGACGGGCCGTGCGCCGGATCTTCCAAAGTCGTAATGGCATACAAAAACGCATCGCAGCACCTGAGTTCGTCGGGAATTAAAGCGGGGTTAGGGTTACTCAAAGTGGCCACGTCTCAGTGGAAACAAGACAAGACGCGCTCAGGGACAACCGTGAGGCAACTGACAACTGCCAACAGCAGCCTTACCTGCAAGAGATCCCCACTGGATCAGCTGGCGGCTCTGGTTCTTCACGGTCAAAGCCGACACCGCCAAATTGTCCAAGAGCACCGACAAGACCCGCTACACTCCACCAAGCCGCAGAACTGTAAGCGCATCGTGGTTCTTGGTGCGCCACGGGTCGGCAAGACCTCCATCCTAAGAAGATACCTTCGGGATGGATTTGTGGAGGAGTACAATCCCACCTCCGAGGATTTCCTTAGGAAACTCTTTCGTATCCGTGGGGAGACCTACCAAATTGACATCCTGGACGCGTCAAGGGAGAGGGACTTCCCAGCCAAGCGACGACTGTCTATCCTTACTG GGGACGTTTTTCTTCTAGTTTTCAGTGTAGACGACCGGAGCTCTTTCGAGGAGGTGTGCGCCCTGCGAACAGAGATTCTGGCTGCTAAATCCAAACTCACCAAATCCTCCGCGCAGGATCAGTGCGCACAGCCGCAGGTTCCCCTGGTGGTCTGCGCCAACAAGGTGGATCTCCTGGAGTCTGAGAGAGAAATATCTAAGGCAGAGGTGCTCCAAATGCTCGGTGATGACTGTTCATTTTTTGAAACGTCCGCAAAGGACAGCACTAATTTGGAGAAAGTCTTCGAGACTTTAGCAAAGCGAGGTGGGCTCCCGACTGAAACTGGCCCGTCTCAGCACCGCAAAGTATCCCTCCGGTCGTATCAGGCAATGCGGACAGGCCGTGTGCCGGGGAGGGGCAGCCAGACGCCGGGGCGTGATGACGCCTGTGGCGCCCTGTACCCACTGGCCCGTCGGCCGAGTTTTAGCACGGATCTCCGACAAGTAATTGGGCCACAAACTGCACGAAAGACCGGCAAAGCACTGGAAAAATGTCAGATTCAGTGA